One genomic window of Haloferax mediterranei ATCC 33500 includes the following:
- a CDS encoding DNA-methyltransferase, with product MRTKHALRVGDAADTGLADESVDLVVTSPPYPMIEMWDSLFSARDEAVSDALDSGDGDAAFEAMHEQLDAVWDEVERVLAPGGIACVNVGDATRSLGGSFQQYPNHARVLTALSERGLTPLPDAIWRKPTNRLTKFMGSGTLPPNAYVTLEHEYVLVVRKGDSRSFPPGDEMRYESAFFWEERNQWFSDLWEFTGTDQELDSGTRDRSAAFPVELPLRLIRMYSIYGDTVFDPFAGTGTTTLAAMLAGRDSVGYDLDSELISAFEDRLDGIESRSRTEVEHRLDAHRSFVADRDERPGHDAEYYDFPVVTKQERNIRLYAVSSVTRSAADEDRQFVVEHEPVDATSDAPKDAQMTD from the coding sequence ATGCGCACGAAGCACGCCCTCAGGGTGGGCGACGCTGCCGACACCGGACTCGCCGACGAGAGCGTGGACCTCGTCGTCACATCGCCACCGTATCCCATGATAGAGATGTGGGATAGTCTCTTTTCGGCCCGCGACGAGGCAGTTTCTGACGCACTCGATTCGGGTGACGGCGACGCCGCATTCGAGGCAATGCACGAGCAACTCGACGCCGTCTGGGACGAAGTCGAGCGCGTCCTCGCGCCCGGGGGCATCGCGTGTGTGAACGTCGGCGATGCGACCCGAAGCCTCGGTGGGTCGTTCCAGCAGTATCCCAACCACGCTCGCGTCCTGACGGCTCTCTCTGAGCGCGGATTGACACCGCTGCCGGACGCTATCTGGCGAAAGCCGACGAATCGCCTGACCAAGTTCATGGGGTCGGGGACGCTGCCGCCGAATGCCTACGTCACGCTCGAACACGAGTACGTTCTCGTCGTGCGCAAAGGGGACTCGCGGTCGTTCCCGCCGGGCGACGAGATGCGCTACGAGAGCGCCTTCTTCTGGGAGGAACGCAACCAGTGGTTCTCCGACCTCTGGGAGTTCACCGGCACCGACCAAGAACTCGACTCGGGAACGAGAGACCGCTCGGCGGCGTTCCCGGTCGAACTCCCGCTTCGTCTGATTCGGATGTACTCCATCTACGGCGATACCGTGTTCGACCCCTTCGCCGGAACGGGCACGACGACGCTCGCAGCGATGCTCGCGGGGCGGGATTCGGTCGGGTACGACCTCGATTCCGAACTCATCTCAGCCTTCGAAGACCGACTCGATGGTATCGAATCCCGGTCGCGCACAGAAGTCGAGCACCGACTCGATGCTCATCGGTCGTTCGTCGCAGACCGGGACGAACGGCCGGGTCACGACGCCGAATACTACGACTTCCCCGTCGTGACGAAACAGGAGCGAAATATCCGCCTCTACGCTGTCTCGTCAGTCACGCGGTCGGCGGCCGACGAAGACCGACAGTTCGTCGTCGAGCACGAACCAGTTGATGCTACCTCGGACGCCCCCAAAGACGCACAGATGACCGACTGA
- a CDS encoding 3-dehydroquinate synthase II yields MTRSVWLKADDTVGDWETRKRRITSGLEAGVDWVLVDEDDVEQVRELGDVKIAAFRSDADVHVMEAEEDDEAEALADAYIVGKDGEGDATVDLPSDFSGSADLTTLRRSDDLANGSYVRILSKDYEAFAEEAARDGDHTIVVGEDWTIIPLENLIARIGEETDLIAGVTSAEEAKAAFETLEIGSDGVLLDSDDPDEIRKTVEIRDEAERESLDLVWAEVQEVERTGMADRVCVDTGSLMDHEEGMLVGSMSRGLFFVHAETAESPYVASRPFRVNAGAVHAYARTPNGGTTYLSELESGDEVQVVDTKGRTREAIVGRVKIEKRPMFRISADYEGDRVTTLLQNAETIKVHTREGRTAVTDLEPGDEMLIYYEDTARHFGEAVEESIIEK; encoded by the coding sequence ATGACACGAAGCGTCTGGCTCAAAGCCGACGACACGGTCGGCGACTGGGAGACGCGGAAGCGACGCATCACGTCGGGTCTCGAAGCCGGTGTCGACTGGGTTCTCGTCGACGAGGACGATGTCGAGCAGGTGCGCGAACTCGGCGACGTCAAGATTGCCGCATTCCGCAGCGATGCTGATGTTCACGTGATGGAAGCAGAGGAAGACGACGAGGCGGAGGCGCTCGCCGACGCCTACATCGTCGGCAAGGACGGCGAAGGCGACGCCACCGTCGACCTCCCCTCCGATTTCTCCGGGTCTGCCGACTTGACGACGCTCCGCCGCAGCGACGACCTCGCAAACGGGTCGTACGTTCGCATCCTGAGCAAGGACTACGAAGCGTTCGCCGAGGAGGCCGCCCGCGACGGCGACCACACTATCGTCGTCGGCGAGGACTGGACTATCATCCCACTCGAAAACCTCATCGCACGTATCGGCGAGGAGACCGACCTCATCGCTGGTGTGACGAGCGCCGAAGAGGCCAAGGCGGCCTTCGAGACGCTCGAAATCGGTTCCGACGGCGTCCTCCTCGACAGCGACGACCCTGATGAGATTCGCAAAACAGTCGAGATTCGAGACGAGGCCGAACGCGAATCGCTCGACCTCGTCTGGGCGGAAGTCCAGGAAGTCGAGCGGACGGGCATGGCCGACCGCGTCTGCGTCGATACCGGCTCGCTCATGGACCACGAAGAGGGGATGCTCGTCGGGTCGATGTCTCGCGGTCTCTTCTTCGTCCACGCCGAAACCGCCGAGTCTCCCTACGTCGCCTCCCGGCCATTTAGAGTCAATGCAGGCGCAGTCCACGCCTACGCACGAACACCCAACGGCGGAACGACCTACCTCTCGGAACTCGAAAGCGGCGACGAAGTGCAGGTCGTCGATACGAAGGGTCGCACCCGCGAGGCCATCGTGGGCCGCGTCAAGATAGAAAAGCGACCGATGTTCCGCATCTCCGCCGATTACGAGGGTGACAGAGTCACTACCCTCCTGCAGAACGCAGAGACCATCAAGGTCCACACGCGCGAGGGTCGCACCGCGGTTACGGACCTCGAACCGGGCGATGAGATGCTTATCTACTACGAAGACACCGCTCGACACTTCGGCGAGGCCGTCGAAGAGAGCATTATCGAGAAGTAG
- a CDS encoding type I 3-dehydroquinate dehydratase, with the protein MDLSFDSFVLAASTADLGDEPTARDVADAVEFRMDLADNPLDGLDDYDGELPILATNRADWEGGEADGDEVDRLDALVAAAESDAVAAVDIELDSLRSEVGVDAAARARAAGATIVASVHDFERTPARSELTRLLHEAATLGDVGKLAVTAQTNADALRLLDVTHTATEWGDTVATMAMGEAGRHTRAVSPVYGSKIGYAPVEPADATAPGQYGAQTLRSLVDDLSSNPDV; encoded by the coding sequence ATGGACCTCTCGTTCGACTCGTTCGTCCTTGCGGCGAGCACTGCAGACCTCGGCGACGAACCCACCGCCCGAGACGTCGCAGACGCCGTCGAGTTCCGAATGGACCTCGCAGATAACCCGCTCGACGGTCTCGACGACTACGACGGGGAACTCCCGATTCTCGCGACCAACCGCGCCGACTGGGAGGGCGGCGAAGCCGACGGCGACGAGGTCGACCGTCTCGACGCGCTCGTCGCGGCCGCCGAGAGTGACGCCGTCGCCGCGGTGGACATCGAACTCGATAGCCTGCGTAGCGAGGTCGGTGTCGACGCCGCCGCTCGTGCGCGCGCCGCGGGCGCGACAATCGTTGCGTCCGTTCATGATTTCGAGCGGACGCCCGCGCGGTCGGAACTGACGCGACTGCTCCACGAAGCCGCGACGCTCGGCGACGTGGGAAAACTCGCCGTCACGGCCCAGACGAACGCCGACGCGCTTCGACTCCTCGACGTGACGCACACTGCAACGGAGTGGGGCGACACGGTGGCCACGATGGCGATGGGCGAGGCCGGACGGCACACACGCGCTGTTTCACCGGTGTACGGCTCGAAAATCGGATATGCACCCGTCGAACCCGCAGACGCCACAGCACCGGGTCAATACGGTGCTCAGACGCTCCGGTCACTCGTCGACGACCTGTCGAGCAATCCAGACGTTTAA
- a CDS encoding DUF7575 domain-containing protein produces the protein MPDARRRAFVAALVGVVGASLGIAGAGHVYLREWRRALAWFTFVIGAVLVLLSTVTDPASVGSLSTIESVSALPTTVIVPVVGLLFLSALDAYRVGMRSRGRNANGQPTCPVCRGELDQQLDFCPWCATELEWYTVEE, from the coding sequence ATGCCCGATGCTCGTCGTCGCGCGTTCGTCGCCGCCCTCGTCGGAGTCGTTGGTGCGTCTCTCGGTATCGCCGGCGCAGGGCACGTCTACCTCCGAGAGTGGCGACGCGCGCTCGCGTGGTTCACGTTTGTAATCGGTGCTGTACTCGTCCTCCTTTCGACAGTTACCGACCCTGCGTCCGTGGGGTCGCTCTCGACGATAGAGTCTGTAAGTGCACTCCCGACAACGGTGATCGTTCCCGTCGTCGGACTGTTGTTCCTGAGCGCACTCGACGCCTATCGCGTCGGGATGCGCAGTCGAGGCCGCAACGCTAACGGCCAGCCGACCTGCCCGGTCTGCAGAGGCGAACTCGACCAACAACTCGATTTCTGTCCGTGGTGTGCGACGGAACTCGAGTGGTACACGGTCGAAGAGTGA